CAGCTTGAGCACTCGAGCGCTAGAACTCCCCAAGTCTCATGTAAGAAGACAGAAGACGAATGGAAAGGAATTTTACTCCAAACATTGTCAAATAGGGTACAAAACACTCGGGTATCTacagtttttagtagaaacgaaatcatcattccAGTCATTAACGTTTATCCAATCGGGAAGCTACACATCGAGATTTTGGAATGTTCTTCCGAACGGTGATTGAGTGGAATGTCCTCGGCTCTTTccgagcttcttagagcttccttgtGTTCGCCGGCGGCCGTACTCACAGATTTTAGCCTAATTTTTAAGTGCTTTTGATTTATTAGTCACGTTCTTTGAGTGTTTTCATCGAACACGGTCACATAAATAAGACACGTTAACATAACTGTTTGTCTTTCTCGCCGTTGTTCGCTAAAGTGATTATTTAAACAGTTAGTTGTGTCCCGGTTTCCTTATCATTCCCTTAAAAATGGCATTGTAAACTTTCTTTTTAAGAGGATTTtctaattttttaaaaacagtTTTAAGTTGATTAGGCACAGCAGttggactatatatatatatatatatatatatatatatacatattaccCGATAGATCACATTGTAAAAATGAATTTTTGCATTCTGTAAGTAGGTGTCTCAAAATGTCTACCTCGGAACGTTAACTATGATGTCTACAAGTATTCACTAATAACATTCAGGATCTCTTAGACCATAGTCATTTTCTCTAGCACAATTAGTTGTCAACAATCGAAGGTTTTTCATTATTTAGACGAGAAtaagtttttttcatttctagATATTTAAACCTTAGTTTTTTATTCGAAGGAATATAAAACTGTAAAATCACTGAAACTCAGAGCTGTATAAGACTGTTCAACCTTAAAAGgtattatataataaatgaatctGCAAATAACAAAAGCTTTTAAGTTTGGTATTTATAGGTGTAAAATACCTAATAGATCAAAATATGAATAGATGTTAGTTTTATACAGTGTGTAAAAACCAGTACTTATTAACTTTATAGAGTTCCATGCAGTTAAGCACTTCAAGCATATACTAAAAAGAAGATATGCTCTAATACTTGTCATAACACAgaaatataaactataaaatgTTAATGCTACAGAAGGTTTAGATTTTTGTGATTTATGTACTATATCATGTGAAAGTGTCTTCTGAATATTCCAGTTACCAAAAAACTAACTCAGTGgataaaataaatgatgaaaaaaTACATTAAAAGTAAACACCTGTTAGGAACTTAAGTAGTCCTTTGGAATGTAACCAGCTTACtggaatgataataataattacactaCCATTTTTAGAATTTTTTagaatatggaactcaaaagcTGATATTATTTGTTGATATTTCGCCGACCTCTTTATGTGAAGTAATCTTTGACAAGGGTCGATGCTAAATGTGCAACCTATGCAATTCTATGATCTAAATGAATCAGAATGCTTTTAAACAAGAATGTACTTCAGTTTACCTGTGATCTAAAAAAATGGATGATAAATACAACTACTTGTCTTTTCAAACGAACATCTAATTTTAAAAAACATATTCCGCTATGTCCAAGCAATTAATGATTTTTTTTGTgtcttaatttatttgaaaataaataggTCTTGATTAGTCGTCCATTTGTAAGCGTATATcatgttttgttgttgttctgaATTTTCTTAACAaggattgtttgttttttctctaaTTAAGAACATTTTCATCAGCCTGACCTACTTTCATATTTCACATTTTtaatttgaattcacttgacAAAACTGAATAAGATCAGTATGTTTTCATCGATAAAtagaaaaatgttttgtttcttAATTAGATACATACAGTTCAACTACATATACTTTGTATACTCATCACTAACTACAATAGATTGTTATCTGATATCTATTTGATTTATTACGCAGTGATGTTTACTTGATTTTACGATGATAGTTTTATTTGTAAAGGGCAGTTTATTAAACGGCTTTCGCCCGAAATAGTTCTATCTTTGTAAGAATGTCGTAAACCTGTTGAGTGGATAGTAATCGTATCCACACCTTCTTACCAATTTATCATTTCGTCTGAGAGCTTTATTTCAGGGTTTGAGAAATTGATTTCGATCGGAAAAGTGCAAAAGTGATATTAGGTGAATATTGAAGAGTTTATTTCCATAAATGAATTGATTACTTGACGGTTGTGCTTTGCATTCACCGGATAATATATTTTCTTAGTCAAGTATTTTTCGCTAAATTAGTGAAAATACTACGTTAGAAAAAAACACATTTGGGACAGTTTATGCAGTCAACAGAAATATTATTGGCTCGCCACAAAGTAGTATCTTAGTTGAACACTATTAATTGTATCTGATCAGCCGTTGATATATAAGTGTAGTATCACATCTAAGACTAAATTACAGTGCAAAATTGATAGTGAATACAAAACAAAACGATATCGATATCACGATCCAGAATTTTCAATAACATTTTCATCTACGCCTTCACCCGTAGCTTGTTATATAGGAAGGTTTATTTTAGTTCTGATTAGAGCCTTGCTTCAAGCAGTTAGTTAATCAGTACAAAAGTATCAATTGGTCTTTTCAGCTGACTTCAGACGTTACTTATACATTGAAGCATAATTTCAACTTAACATCAACGTTTTACACGAAGCTAgttatatatgaaataaatgacaattgacaattattttcaatttgGACGTGATAGATTGAGACCTTACTTAAACACAGTTGACCAAGAAACTAATCTCTTTCACATACTACAAATACTCTGTCAGGACTCCGTACATATTTTAGTTTCGCATGTGTAAAAAATCACACGTGATTAGGAAAAATGAGAACTTACAAAATTCCAGAAATTTTAAATATGTTCAGCAAAATATTCATTATCTTACCAGTGCATATTTGTCAATCAAATTTCATAGCTCTTTTTACAAGTGGGAGTATATCAGTCAAAATGAGTAGTTCGGATTTCATATTGTCTATTGAGTAAATTTTATTTGACAATTTactcaattatttataaactataACTTGAAAAATCAAACCTTCGTAAACTACATATTCAACAGCAGAACGTTTAAGGATATTGCTTCTAAAATGAAAGGTAACAATTAGATTAAAATCTTTCAGTGTCAGGATTTGTTTATTTCCAACAAATCATCAAAGCAGTATAACTATCTAAACAAGATCAATGGCGATGGACAGCTTTTCCTATAATTCTACGGTAAACCGAAGATACACAAACCCAACAGTATGTTATATTCAACTATATAACTTTCTGGGATCCCGTCATACAATTTATCAAAAGAAATTtgaagaaaaattaaaacatCCTGTTGATTCATTTGACCACTCTTTACAATTTCTTATTCATTTCTTGAAGGAGATTAAAGACATTCATGTCTTCAGCAAGGAAATGATGGTATCCTTCAACGTGTTAAACTAAAGCTAGTGAAGGACAATATAAACCTACTCATGAACAATGGCAAAAATATTTCGAAGCAGAAGAGCAAGGTTTGGTGGAACTCGTCGACTTACTTACAACAACTGGTTCTAGTCGGTCACGATTATCAATAAGCTCATGGCAAATTGTGGAAACCAAAGAATTGATTATTGTATCACGTATGAAAGCTCTCAAGAACCTCAAAGCAGATTACCCAAGCCACGATAAGACGAAAAAGGTGATATTATTTCAGGTTAGTATTTCTGCATCAATTTTGTGAGTTATATCCAGTATGATAGGTGTGAAATTCTTTTCAATGTGACATTCGTATTTTCCTTATTGCTTCAAGTAAACCGCATTATGTGTTTTCTTAGTAGCTCTATATATTTTTCCCTATATATATGGAAAGCAGTATATCGATGAATGTATGTTGGTCTCATGACGATTTGTTATAAAGAGTTAATAAAATCTTCATTCGCCCCAGTCTTTTATGTTCCC
This genomic interval from Schistosoma mansoni strain Puerto Rico chromosome W, complete genome contains the following:
- a CDS encoding putative smile protein, translated to MKASEGQYKPTHEQWQKYFEAEEQGLVELVDLLTTTGSSRSRLSISSWQIVETKELIIVSRMKALKNLKADYPSHDKTKKVILFQVHPSHIKSYLLLGDIELTEKANIKLAKQILKKR